A stretch of Acidovorax sp. RAC01 DNA encodes these proteins:
- a CDS encoding M48 metallopeptidase family protein encodes MELPYLRSYPETLQTQARELLIAGKLGPVLQRKYPAAHAVRSDKALYDYAQELKARYLRNAGTVNKVVFDSKIHVVRHALGLHTSLSRVQGNRLTARHEIRVASMFKQVPDEFLRMIVVHELAHLREKDHDKAFYQLCTHMEPQYHQYEFDLRLYLTYMEHSGARLWNADGSGRPASAEN; translated from the coding sequence ATGGAACTTCCCTACCTGCGTTCCTACCCCGAGACCTTGCAGACGCAGGCGCGCGAACTGCTCATTGCCGGCAAGCTCGGCCCGGTCCTGCAGCGCAAGTACCCCGCGGCCCACGCGGTGCGCAGCGACAAGGCTTTGTACGACTATGCCCAGGAGCTCAAGGCACGCTACCTGCGCAACGCCGGGACTGTGAACAAGGTGGTTTTTGACAGCAAGATCCACGTCGTGCGGCACGCGCTCGGGTTGCACACGTCCCTGTCCCGAGTGCAAGGCAACCGGCTGACCGCGCGCCACGAAATTCGCGTGGCCTCAATGTTCAAGCAGGTGCCAGACGAGTTCCTGCGAATGATCGTCGTGCACGAGTTGGCCCATCTGCGCGAGAAAGACCATGACAAGGCCTTCTACCAGCTGTGTACCCACATGGAGCCGCAATACCACCAGTACGAGTTCGACCTGCGGCTGTACCTGACCTACATGGAACACTCCGGCGCACGCCTGTGGAATGCCGACGGCTCCGGCCGGCCCGCCAGCGCTGAAAACTGA
- a CDS encoding DUF6806 family protein — protein sequence MSSYNAPFEIHVHGQVQLRADVGFEQLQDALKPLWKYAGARSLADGAASAYEEEPGIKFDAQEHVLQMCWTVRGDDDFRQSLDEMCMSLNELAELGAAIEVTFYDTDFDEEEEEQGAESRDDFIMLFVGPTPAAIMQVQRDLLVQDVVNMMERHFDGAELGGVVAEIDKLFSQRFDALVNSLEIGKPPRGPGGSGGSGSGHGGGGGRRPRHLH from the coding sequence ATGTCAAGTTACAACGCACCCTTTGAAATTCATGTCCATGGACAAGTGCAACTGCGCGCGGATGTGGGATTCGAGCAACTTCAGGATGCGCTGAAGCCGCTTTGGAAGTATGCCGGGGCGCGGTCGCTGGCCGATGGCGCTGCGAGCGCTTACGAGGAAGAGCCTGGCATCAAGTTCGATGCGCAGGAGCATGTCCTTCAGATGTGCTGGACCGTTCGCGGCGACGATGATTTTCGCCAGTCGCTGGACGAGATGTGCATGAGCCTGAACGAACTGGCTGAACTCGGTGCCGCGATTGAGGTGACGTTCTACGACACGGACTTCGACGAAGAGGAAGAGGAACAAGGCGCGGAGTCGCGCGATGACTTCATCATGCTGTTCGTCGGCCCCACCCCCGCGGCCATCATGCAGGTGCAGCGCGACCTTCTGGTGCAGGACGTCGTCAACATGATGGAGCGCCACTTCGACGGTGCGGAACTGGGCGGCGTGGTCGCCGAGATCGACAAGCTGTTCAGCCAGCGCTTCGATGCATTGGTCAACTCGCTGGAAATCGGCAAGCCGCCGCGCGGCCCGGGAGGCTCGGGCGGTTCCGGCAGTGGTCACGGTGGCGGCGGTGGGCGCAGGCCACGCCATCTGCACTGA
- the lon gene encoding endopeptidase La — protein MSGHTPLPATPIDLPLLPLRDVVVFPHMVIPLFVGRPKSIKALELAMESDRRIMLVAQKAAAKDEPSVSDMFDVGCVSTILQMLKLPDGTVKVLVEGQQRAAVTSIEDAETHFTATVTPVEAQPEASKPSEIEALRRAVMQQFDQYVKLNKKIPPEILTSISSIDDPGRLADTIAAHLPLKLENKQVVLDLADVKARLENLFEQLDREVDILNVDKKIRGRVKRQMEKNQRDFYLNEQVKAIQKELGEGDEGADIEEIEKKIKLAKMPAEARKKADAELKKLKLMSPMSAEASVVRNYIDVLTALPWSKKTKIKHDLVNAEGVLNEDHFGLDKVKDRILEYLAVQQRVDKVKAPILCLVGPPGVGKTSLGQSIAKATGRKYVRMALGGMRDEAEIRGHRRTYIGALPGKVLQSLSKVGTRNPLFLLDEIDKLGTDFRGDPSSALLEVLDPEQNHTFGDHYVEVDFDLSDVMFVATSNSMNIPPALLDRMEVIRLSGYTEDEKTSIAMKYLLPKQLKNNGVKDEELLITEPAVRDMVRYYTREAGVRSLERELSKICRKVVKGLQLKKLTPQVVVTEDNLPDYLGVRKYTYGRAELQNQVGQVVGLAWTEVGGDLLTIEAATMPGKGVITRTGSLGDVMKESVEAARTVVRSRSRMLGIRDDMFEKRDIHIHVPDGATPKDGPSAGAAMTTAFVSALTGIPVRGDVAMTGEITLRGEVTAIGGLKEKLLAALRGGIKTVLIPEENVKDLQEIPDNVKSGLEIVPVRWIDKVLEVALERNPVPLTDEEVASVAAAMAEKSAPAAAAGPAADGLKH, from the coding sequence ATGTCCGGACACACCCCCCTGCCAGCCACCCCCATCGACCTGCCACTGTTGCCGCTGCGCGACGTGGTGGTGTTCCCCCACATGGTGATCCCGCTGTTCGTCGGCCGGCCCAAGAGCATCAAGGCCCTGGAGCTGGCGATGGAGTCCGACCGGCGCATCATGCTGGTGGCCCAGAAAGCTGCGGCCAAGGACGAACCTTCGGTGTCGGATATGTTCGATGTCGGCTGCGTTTCGACAATCCTGCAGATGCTCAAGCTGCCCGATGGCACCGTGAAGGTGCTCGTCGAGGGCCAGCAGCGTGCCGCGGTGACCTCCATCGAAGATGCCGAGACGCATTTCACCGCCACGGTGACGCCGGTGGAGGCTCAACCCGAAGCCAGCAAGCCCAGCGAAATCGAAGCGCTGCGCCGCGCGGTGATGCAGCAGTTTGACCAGTACGTCAAGCTCAACAAGAAGATCCCGCCCGAAATCCTGACGTCGATCTCCAGCATCGACGACCCGGGCCGCCTGGCCGACACCATCGCTGCCCACCTGCCGCTCAAGCTGGAAAACAAGCAGGTTGTGCTTGATCTGGCGGATGTGAAAGCACGGCTGGAAAACCTTTTCGAGCAGCTCGACCGCGAAGTCGACATCCTGAATGTCGACAAGAAGATCCGCGGGCGCGTCAAGCGCCAGATGGAAAAAAACCAGCGCGACTTCTATCTCAACGAACAGGTCAAGGCGATCCAGAAGGAGCTGGGCGAGGGCGACGAAGGCGCTGACATTGAAGAGATCGAAAAGAAGATCAAGCTGGCCAAGATGCCTGCGGAGGCCCGCAAAAAGGCCGACGCCGAGCTCAAGAAGCTCAAGCTGATGTCGCCCATGTCGGCTGAAGCCTCGGTGGTGCGCAACTACATCGATGTGCTGACCGCGCTGCCCTGGAGCAAGAAGACAAAGATCAAGCACGACCTGGTCAATGCCGAAGGCGTGCTCAACGAAGACCACTTCGGCCTCGACAAGGTCAAGGACCGCATTCTTGAGTACCTTGCAGTGCAGCAGCGTGTGGACAAGGTCAAGGCCCCCATCCTGTGCCTGGTCGGTCCTCCGGGCGTTGGCAAGACCTCGCTCGGGCAGTCGATTGCCAAGGCCACCGGACGCAAGTACGTGCGCATGGCCCTGGGTGGCATGCGTGACGAGGCAGAGATCCGCGGCCACCGCCGCACCTACATCGGCGCGCTGCCGGGCAAGGTGCTGCAGAGCCTGTCGAAGGTGGGTACGCGCAACCCGTTGTTCCTGCTGGACGAGATCGACAAGCTGGGCACGGACTTCCGCGGTGATCCGTCAAGCGCGCTGCTGGAGGTGCTGGACCCTGAGCAAAACCACACCTTTGGCGACCATTACGTCGAGGTTGATTTCGACCTGAGCGACGTGATGTTCGTGGCGACATCGAACTCGATGAACATCCCGCCCGCGCTGCTCGACCGCATGGAAGTCATCCGCCTCTCGGGCTACACCGAGGACGAGAAGACCAGCATTGCCATGAAGTATCTGCTGCCCAAGCAGCTCAAGAATAATGGCGTGAAGGACGAGGAGTTGCTCATCACCGAGCCTGCCGTGCGTGACATGGTGCGCTACTACACGCGCGAGGCGGGTGTCCGTTCGCTGGAGCGTGAGCTGTCCAAGATCTGCCGCAAGGTGGTCAAGGGCCTGCAACTCAAAAAGCTCACGCCCCAGGTCGTGGTCACCGAGGACAACCTCCCGGACTATCTGGGTGTGCGCAAGTACACCTATGGGCGTGCCGAGCTGCAAAACCAGGTGGGCCAGGTGGTCGGCCTGGCGTGGACCGAGGTGGGCGGCGATCTGCTGACCATCGAGGCGGCCACCATGCCGGGCAAGGGCGTCATCACACGCACTGGCTCGCTGGGTGATGTGATGAAGGAGTCGGTAGAGGCCGCACGTACGGTGGTGCGCAGCCGTTCCCGGATGCTCGGCATTCGCGACGACATGTTCGAGAAGCGCGACATCCACATCCACGTGCCGGACGGCGCGACGCCCAAGGACGGCCCGAGCGCAGGCGCTGCGATGACGACTGCTTTCGTCTCGGCGCTCACCGGAATCCCCGTACGCGGTGACGTGGCGATGACCGGCGAGATCACGTTGCGCGGCGAAGTCACCGCCATCGGGGGGCTGAAGGAAAAGCTGCTCGCGGCATTGCGTGGTGGCATCAAGACAGTGCTGATCCCGGAAGAGAACGTGAAGGACCTGCAGGAAATCCCGGACAACGTGAAGAGCGGGCTGGAGATCGTTCCGGTGCGCTGGATCGACAAGGTGCTGGAGGTGGCCCTTGAGCGCAACCCTGTTCCCTTGACGGATGAGGAGGTTGCGAGTGTTGCTGCCGCGATGGCGGAGAAGTCTGCGCCAGCGGCTGCCGCTGGCCCTGCGGCAGATGGTCTGAAACATTGA